The genomic interval GGGCACGTCGGCGCCGTAGCCGAGATCGCGCAGGGCCTGCTTGATCCTGGCCTGGGCCTCGTCCAGGGATTCCGGGCTGGGGGACGGGTCTGCCTGGGAGATGTTGAAGTCGGCGAGGTCGAAGGCCGGGAATACGTGCACGTGGAGATGCGGGACCTCCAGGCCCGCTATGAGCAGTCCCGCCCGGGGAGCATCCCAGGCCGCCCGAACCGCTCGGCCGATCTTCTGGGCTACGCCGTTGATGCGGGCGAAGGTGTCCGGATCGAGGTCCTGCCACTGGTCGATCTCCTTGCGGGGGACGACCAGGGTGTGGCCCTGGGTGACCGGTGCGATGGTGAGGAACGCGACGAACTCGTCGTCCTCCCAGACGAATCGTCCCGGCAGGTCGCCGTTGATGATCGCGCTGAAGACAGAAGCCATGGGGCGAGTGTATTGGGGGAAGGGAGGGCCGAGTTAACTGCTGTTGAACGGCGCGTGGTTGTCCGGGTGATACCCGGCGGGGGGTGTGGTGGCTTGACCTAAGCTGTGTCGGGTGCGAGTACTCGTCATCGGTTCCGGAGCCCGTGAACACGCCCTCGTGCTGGCCCTGCGGCGGGATCCGGGGGTCAGCGCCGTGGTCGCCGCGCCCGGTAATCCGGGGATGGCGCAGCAGGCGCAGCTGCGCGCGGTCGATCCCTGCAGCGCCGAGGCGGTGGTGGCGCTGGCCACCGAGGTCGCCGCCGATCTGGTGGTGATCGGGCCGGAGGTGCCCCTGGTGCTGGGCATCGCGGACGCGGTGCGGGCCGCGGGGATCGCCTGCTTCGGTCCGTCGGCGGCCGCGGCCCGGATCGAGGGGTCGAAGGCGTTCGCCAAGGATGTGATGGCCGCGGCGGGCGTGCGCACCGCGCACAGCGAGGTGGTCGATCATCCGGGCGAACTCGATGCCGCGCTGGACCGGTTCGGCCCGACCTGGGTGGTCAAGGACGACGGGCTCGCCGCCGGCAAGGGCGTGGTGGTGACCACCGACCGGCTCGCCGCCCGCGACCACGGCGCCGAACTGCTCGAGCAGGGCCACCCGGTGCTGCTGGAATCCTTCCTCGACGGCCCGGAGGTCTCGCTGTTCTGTCTCGTCGACGGCGAGACGGTGGTGCCGCTGCTCCCCGCGCAGGACCACAAGCGCGTCGGCAACGGTGATACCGGGCCCAACACCGGCGGCATGGGCGCCTACACGCCGCTGCCGTGGCTGCCGCCGGAGACGGTCACCGAGGTCGTCGACGGCGTCGTGAAACCCGTTGCGGCGGAGATGGTCCGGCGCGGCGTGCCGTTCTCCGGGCTGCTGTACGCCGGGCTCGCGATCGGTCCGGCCGGTCCCGCGGTGGTCGAATTCAACTGTCGCTTCGGCGATCCCGAGACCCAGGCGGTGCTGGCACTACTGGACAGCCCGCTGGGCGCGCTGCTGCACGCCACGGCCACCGGCGCGCTCGCACAGGCCGAGGCCCCGCGCTGGCAGGACGGCGCGGCGGTCACCGTGGTGCTGGCGGCCGAG from Nocardia wallacei carries:
- the purD gene encoding phosphoribosylamine--glycine ligase, giving the protein MRVLVIGSGAREHALVLALRRDPGVSAVVAAPGNPGMAQQAQLRAVDPCSAEAVVALATEVAADLVVIGPEVPLVLGIADAVRAAGIACFGPSAAAARIEGSKAFAKDVMAAAGVRTAHSEVVDHPGELDAALDRFGPTWVVKDDGLAAGKGVVVTTDRLAARDHGAELLEQGHPVLLESFLDGPEVSLFCLVDGETVVPLLPAQDHKRVGNGDTGPNTGGMGAYTPLPWLPPETVTEVVDGVVKPVAAEMVRRGVPFSGLLYAGLAIGPAGPAVVEFNCRFGDPETQAVLALLDSPLGALLHATATGALAQAEAPRWQDGAAVTVVLAAENYPGRPRTGDVITGTEGAEPNTEVLHAGTSLRADGALLSGGGRVLNVVATGADLAAARDRAYARIAAIKLPGSHYRTDIALAAVEGRISIPAAHV
- a CDS encoding HIT family protein → MASVFSAIINGDLPGRFVWEDDEFVAFLTIAPVTQGHTLVVPRKEIDQWQDLDPDTFARINGVAQKIGRAVRAAWDAPRAGLLIAGLEVPHLHVHVFPAFDLADFNISQADPSPSPESLDEAQARIKQALRDLGYGADVPD